TGTGGTAGTTCTGCCGAGCCAGCCAATCAAGCACGCGGGCGATTTCTGGCGATGAGGCTCCAGGCGCGCCAGCGCAAATCCAGTCCGGCTGCACGAGGGTGGGCAACACGTCAAAGGCCGCACGTTCCGCATCATTGGCGACCCACAACAGCAAGGATGTCGTGTGATCCGCAGGCAGCATCTGGGCCATGCGCGCGGCTGCTGGCAGCGCGCAGGCGTCGGCCATCAGGACATAGTGCGCCGCGCGCGGGAGCAGTCCGCTGGCCGGGCTGAGCACGCCGACACTGCTGCCTGGCTGAGCGTTCTCGGCCCAGACGGAGCCGGGTGACGCACCATCGCCATCCGCGTGCAGCAACACGTCGATGTCGATCCATGAAGCCGCCTCATCGATATCGCGAATCGTGTAGGTACGCCGGGCCATGCGCGGCTTTCCCGGTGGCCATTGCAAGCGACCATCGTCCGTCAAGGTGGGCCAGGCGGGCTCGTGCCCGGGTGCAGGCAGCAGCATGCGCACATGCAGCCCGGCATTCGCGAAGGCACCGAGATCGTCACACTGCAGGCGCACGCGGCGCATCTGCGGTGTGAGGGCATGGTTGCTGATGACGTTCATCACATGCAGTTGCGCCGGGCTGCGTGGCGACTGGCCATTCCAGACGATGTTCCAACTGCCATCGGGCCAGTCCATTTCGTCGGCGAATTCGCCCAAGTGCTCGGTCAAGGACAACTGCATCAACTCGCCCATTTGCAGCGTGACGGTCTGCACCGCGCAACCGAGCTTCCGCGCTCCTGCGACTTGCAGCTCGACCATCCCCACTTCCGCGAGGACCATCTGCACCCGCTCCGGTTCAACGTGGCGGATTTCCACGCCTTTGTCGCGCCAATGGTCCACAAGCCATTCCACAAAGGCAGCAGCACGTGGCAGGGTGATTTGTGCGGTCAGCGGTTTACTGTTTTCTGCAATCGAATTCATGGACGAAGTTGGAGGCCGGGAGAGCAGCTTACGCCGATTTTTTGGACACTTGCCCAGTTTTTTCATTCAAGTCTGTAGGACAGAGGATCATTTCCGCCAACATT
The window above is part of the Diaphorobacter sp. HDW4B genome. Proteins encoded here:
- a CDS encoding siderophore-interacting protein, whose amino-acid sequence is MNSIAENSKPLTAQITLPRAAAFVEWLVDHWRDKGVEIRHVEPERVQMVLAEVGMVELQVAGARKLGCAVQTVTLQMGELMQLSLTEHLGEFADEMDWPDGSWNIVWNGQSPRSPAQLHVMNVISNHALTPQMRRVRLQCDDLGAFANAGLHVRMLLPAPGHEPAWPTLTDDGRLQWPPGKPRMARRTYTIRDIDEAASWIDIDVLLHADGDGASPGSVWAENAQPGSSVGVLSPASGLLPRAAHYVLMADACALPAAARMAQMLPADHTTSLLLWVANDAERAAFDVLPTLVQPDWICAGAPGASSPEIARVLDWLARQNYHRPDTVLWVAGGLPLTQAVRRWLADQPALPSVRKMIHTYWR